The following DNA comes from Chromatiales bacterium.
GCTGTTTGCGTTTGACTGGTTCTGCGATGAATCCGGCGAACCGGACCCGGCGCGCAGCACCCTGCATGTGCCGAACGCCTATGCGCGGCAGGTCGCCGCCCGGCGACCCGACCGCTTCGAATGGGTGGCGTCGATTCATCCCTACCGGCTGGACGCCATCGAACGGTTGCAGGCGGCGATCGACGGCGGCGCACGCGCAATCAAGTGGCTGCCACCGGCGATGGGGATCGATCCAGCATCTGCGCAATGCGATGCCTTCTATGAACTGCTGGCGGCCAGCGGACTGCCGCTGATCTCGCATGCCGGCGACGAGCATGCCGTCGATGCCGGCGATCTGCAGGCGCTCGGCAATCCGCTGCGACTGCGTCGGGCGCTGGACCGCGGCGTGCGGGTGATCGTCGCGCACTGCGGCTCGCAGGGCGTGGGCGAGGACATCGACCGTTTCCGCGGTGGCGGCAGGCTTGCGAATTTCGAGCTGTTCGCACGGCTCATGGAGGAACCCAACTATGTCGGCCGTGTGTTTGGAGACATTTCCGCGATGCCGCAGATCAACCGCTTCGACCCCTGGCTGATGCGCATACTCGAGCGC
Coding sequences within:
- a CDS encoding amidohydrolase family protein — protein: MKRRTALATLGVLGLGGWWAARRHWPDDAWRNRCAGVPLPPHLREHPLLRAAWNGIAPERVRDMHVHLIGNGLGGHGTYVNPAMRGGLNPLKRAQFAFYLNAACVTDDAGAEDQYAANLARMADDLPRGTKLMLFAFDWFCDESGEPDPARSTLHVPNAYARQVAARRPDRFEWVASIHPYRLDAIERLQAAIDGGARAIKWLPPAMGIDPASAQCDAFYELLAASGLPLISHAGDEHAVDAGDLQALGNPLRLRRALDRGVRVIVAHCGSQGVGEDIDRFRGGGRLANFELFARLMEEPNYVGRVFGDISAMPQINRFDPWLMRILER